One stretch of Dissulfurimicrobium hydrothermale DNA includes these proteins:
- a CDS encoding ABC transporter permease — MDAERRQMTAQGLWRLRELFFCLFKRELGNSYSGHLAGFFSIMVNPLVQLAVYAFVFKIVFKVRFPELSGQDFVAFVATAMWPWMAFQIGVQKGLASIEANRNLVKKVWLPHEFLVYASVGSIYVIQITGFIFVILVLYLTDFSIHVFKLPFILPVLILQFIFTAGLALIFAALKVFVEDLGQAIAPLFTVWFYATPVLYPISLAPIQLRNIIELNPMTYCVSRIRDVILYNKFQIGLMDAFQSVAIVLFFIFARLFFNRLSPYFENVL; from the coding sequence ATGGATGCCGAAAGAAGACAGATGACGGCGCAAGGACTTTGGAGGTTAAGGGAATTATTTTTTTGTCTTTTCAAGAGAGAGCTCGGCAATTCCTATTCAGGGCATTTGGCCGGTTTTTTTTCGATAATGGTAAATCCATTGGTGCAACTGGCCGTATATGCCTTTGTATTTAAGATAGTATTCAAGGTCAGATTCCCTGAATTATCAGGTCAGGATTTTGTAGCCTTCGTGGCCACGGCGATGTGGCCGTGGATGGCGTTTCAGATCGGTGTTCAAAAAGGACTTGCCTCGATTGAGGCTAACAGAAATCTTGTCAAGAAGGTATGGTTGCCCCATGAGTTTCTCGTTTACGCCTCTGTAGGCTCCATCTATGTGATTCAAATCACAGGTTTTATATTCGTTATTCTGGTCTTGTATTTAACAGACTTTTCGATCCATGTATTCAAACTACCGTTCATATTGCCGGTGTTGATCCTGCAGTTTATTTTTACCGCCGGCCTTGCTTTGATTTTTGCGGCACTCAAGGTCTTTGTGGAGGACTTAGGCCAAGCTATAGCCCCTTTATTTACAGTCTGGTTTTATGCGACGCCGGTTCTCTATCCAATCAGTCTTGCCCCTATACAACTTCGTAATATCATCGAACTCAATCCCATGACTTATTGTGTAAGCCGTATTCGGGATGTCATTTTATATAATAAATTTCAGATAGGCTTGATGGATGCCTTTCAATCTGTAGCGATTGTCCTTTTTTTCATATTTGCGCGCCTGTTTTTTAATAGGCTTTCGCCTTATTTCGAAAATGTCCTATAG
- the pyrH gene encoding UMP kinase produces the protein MPSKNFTALPYKRVLLKLSGEGLSDDLHGGISQDAVNELADELSQIHGLGVQMGVVVGGGNIFRGVMGAAQGMDRATADQIGMLATIMNALAIQDALTKRRVSTRIMSAIEVGRMAEPFIRARALKHLEKGRIVIFAAGTGNPFFTTDTAAALRALEIKADLLMKATSVDGIYDRDPKKYPEAVKFNNLTYQDVLEMGLKVMDASAVSMARDGRLPIIVFNMKTPGNIKGVIMGKPIGTIVRGG, from the coding sequence ATGCCGTCAAAGAATTTTACAGCCCTACCATACAAACGGGTCCTTTTAAAGCTAAGCGGAGAAGGGCTTTCCGATGACCTCCATGGTGGTATATCACAGGACGCTGTAAATGAACTTGCCGATGAACTGTCCCAGATACATGGACTTGGCGTACAGATGGGTGTTGTTGTAGGGGGCGGCAACATATTCAGAGGGGTTATGGGCGCAGCCCAGGGCATGGACAGGGCCACGGCAGATCAAATAGGCATGCTCGCCACGATTATGAATGCCCTCGCTATCCAAGATGCGCTCACAAAACGGAGGGTATCGACCAGGATAATGTCGGCCATCGAAGTCGGTAGAATGGCCGAACCCTTTATAAGGGCCAGGGCGCTTAAACACCTTGAAAAGGGCAGAATCGTAATCTTCGCTGCAGGCACAGGCAACCCATTTTTTACAACAGACACAGCCGCCGCATTGCGCGCGCTCGAGATAAAGGCTGACCTGCTCATGAAGGCAACAAGCGTGGACGGCATATATGATAGAGATCCCAAAAAGTACCCTGAAGCGGTTAAGTTTAACAATTTGACCTATCAGGATGTACTCGAGATGGGACTAAAGGTCATGGACGCCTCAGCAGTCTCCATGGCGCGCGACGGTCGGCTTCCCATAATCGTCTTCAATATGAAGACCCCAGGCAACATAAAAGGTGTAATAATGGGAAAACCAATAGGTACGATTGTAAGAGGAGGATGA
- a CDS encoding DUF2493 domain-containing protein: MAKVAVCGSRSINSYGLVKDVLDQLLIEEDVVLSGNAPGVDRMGEEYARQRGLEVKIIPSEWAKHGLKATMMRNEVLLRSSDFVICFWDGLSEGAGHMLEISKRARKLLAEVRIDGYLKLFLNPRRL, encoded by the coding sequence ATGGCCAAGGTGGCCGTTTGTGGTTCAAGGAGCATCAATTCCTATGGGTTGGTAAAAGATGTACTTGATCAGCTCTTGATAGAGGAGGATGTTGTGCTCTCCGGCAATGCCCCAGGGGTTGACCGCATGGGAGAGGAATACGCCAGACAAAGGGGGCTTGAGGTCAAGATCATACCTTCTGAATGGGCCAAGCACGGTCTTAAGGCCACCATGATGAGGAATGAGGTGCTGCTGAGGTCCTCCGACTTTGTGATCTGCTTTTGGGACGGCCTCTCTGAAGGTGCCGGCCATATGCTTGAGATATCCAAGAGGGCGAGAAAGCTGTTGGCTGAGGTCAGAATTGACGGGTATCTCAAGTTGTTCTTGAATCCAAGAAGGCTTTGA
- a CDS encoding Hsp20/alpha crystallin family protein — protein MFEIQPWRPFRELSNLRREMDKVWEDFFGGGELVSTEGTWIPSIDLSETKDNLIIKAEVPGMDAKDIDISIAGDMLTIKGEKQRKTEEKDENYHRVETRYGSFSRMIRLPVSIDAEKATATYEKGVLKLVLPKKEEVKPKQIEIKTA, from the coding sequence ATGTTTGAGATCCAACCGTGGAGACCGTTCCGGGAGCTAAGTAATCTGAGGAGAGAGATGGACAAGGTGTGGGAAGATTTTTTTGGCGGTGGCGAACTGGTGAGCACCGAGGGCACATGGATCCCTTCCATTGATCTCTCCGAAACCAAAGACAATCTCATCATAAAAGCTGAAGTGCCTGGCATGGATGCCAAAGATATAGACATCTCCATTGCAGGCGATATGCTCACCATCAAGGGTGAGAAACAGAGAAAGACAGAAGAAAAAGACGAAAATTATCACCGTGTCGAAACAAGATACGGTTCCTTTTCAAGGATGATAAGGTTGCCGGTATCCATAGATGCCGAAAAAGCCACTGCAACATATGAAAAGGGGGTTTTAAAACTGGTCTTGCCCAAAAAAGAGGAGGTTAAGCCGAAACAGATAGAAATCAAAACCGCCTGA
- a CDS encoding ABC transporter ATP-binding protein — MSLSLVRLRNCSKGYPLLSPGLGNLKNIWSFLTGRGDIPSFYAVHGIDLDISKGESIGLIGENGAGKSTLLKIIAGVVRPTSGTVEVNARIGALLELGAGFHPEQTGRENIRLAATLMGMTSAEIRESIDDIIEFADIGDHIDRPIKHYSSGMVVRLGFAIVTAMRPDLLITDEVLAVGDESFQKKCIRWMESYLSGGGTLMLCSHGMYHIQKLCRKALWLKDGKAHMFGDAMEVTQSYLAYFEEMERGCKEKTGPEELGVRKASIYDDVYSVLEVHMEDAYGKIVYDIRHGDDVTVRGVVYSPDGRTPVVAIGILRADGTPVYATSTEIDGSEPYILSNPGRFGFSIYFKKLPLLPGRYILRAHAMDPEAMRLFDPLECPFRVLGDIRDMGICYLEHVWRHE, encoded by the coding sequence ATGTCTTTGTCTTTGGTAAGGCTCAGAAATTGCAGCAAAGGATATCCATTACTTAGTCCAGGTCTTGGGAATTTAAAAAATATCTGGTCGTTTTTGACAGGGCGGGGAGACATCCCGAGTTTTTATGCCGTTCATGGGATAGATCTGGATATAAGTAAAGGGGAGTCGATTGGACTTATCGGTGAAAATGGTGCAGGCAAATCGACCCTCCTTAAAATTATCGCTGGTGTTGTAAGACCGACATCAGGTACTGTTGAGGTCAATGCCAGGATAGGCGCATTGCTGGAGCTTGGTGCCGGGTTTCATCCTGAGCAAACAGGCAGGGAAAATATCAGGCTGGCGGCTACGCTTATGGGCATGACCAGCGCCGAGATAAGGGAGAGCATAGACGATATAATAGAGTTTGCGGATATCGGAGATCATATAGACAGGCCTATAAAACATTATTCCTCCGGTATGGTTGTCAGGCTTGGCTTCGCCATAGTTACTGCCATGCGCCCCGACTTGCTCATCACCGATGAAGTCCTTGCGGTAGGCGATGAATCTTTTCAAAAAAAGTGCATAAGATGGATGGAGTCATATCTGTCGGGCGGAGGCACCTTGATGCTTTGTTCCCACGGTATGTACCATATTCAGAAATTGTGTCGAAAGGCATTGTGGCTCAAGGATGGTAAGGCGCATATGTTTGGAGATGCAATGGAGGTGACGCAAAGCTATCTCGCCTATTTTGAGGAGATGGAGCGCGGCTGTAAAGAAAAGACGGGTCCAGAAGAACTTGGGGTGCGCAAGGCCTCAATTTATGACGATGTCTATTCAGTGTTGGAGGTACATATGGAGGATGCGTACGGCAAGATCGTTTACGACATCAGGCATGGGGACGATGTAACCGTTCGAGGGGTGGTTTATTCGCCTGACGGTCGCACGCCTGTCGTGGCCATCGGCATCTTGAGGGCCGACGGTACCCCTGTTTATGCCACATCCACAGAAATTGACGGATCTGAACCTTATATCCTATCTAATCCAGGACGATTTGGTTTTTCTATATATTTTAAAAAATTGCCGCTCCTGCCAGGAAGGTATATCCTGCGAGCCCACGCCATGGATCCTGAGGCCATGCGGCTGTTTGATCCGTTGGAATGTCCTTTTAGGGTCTTGGGTGACATAAGGGACATGGGTATTTGCTATTTGGAACACGTATGGCGGCATGAATAA
- the rpsB gene encoding 30S ribosomal protein S2: MGYVTMKQLLEAGVHFGHQTRRWNPKMKPYIFGARNGIYIIDLQKTVKFFKTAYDFVSNIAEAGGIVLFIGTKKQAQDAIAEEAIRCEMPYVNNRWLGGTLTNFHTIQKGIEKLKRLDAMFEDGSIERFPKKEILLMNRLREKLTLNIGGIKNMTSLPSALFIVDSNEEEIAVKEAKKLGIPVVAIVDTNCDPDGIDYPIPGNDDAIRAIRLITAKMADAIIEGRQRLAEAQQAATDKAVTEEEMGADKNTVEETVVEVEEEYTAVEA; this comes from the coding sequence ATGGGTTACGTAACAATGAAACAACTTTTAGAGGCGGGGGTACATTTCGGACATCAGACTAGGCGATGGAACCCAAAGATGAAGCCATATATCTTTGGGGCAAGAAATGGTATCTATATAATAGATCTCCAAAAAACCGTAAAATTTTTTAAGACCGCATATGATTTTGTAAGCAATATAGCCGAAGCAGGGGGTATAGTACTTTTTATAGGCACAAAAAAACAGGCACAGGACGCTATAGCCGAAGAGGCCATACGGTGTGAAATGCCGTACGTCAATAACAGATGGTTGGGTGGGACGCTAACAAATTTTCATACGATTCAAAAAGGGATCGAAAAATTGAAACGTCTCGATGCCATGTTTGAAGACGGCAGCATAGAGAGATTTCCCAAGAAAGAGATCCTGCTGATGAATAGGTTACGTGAAAAACTCACACTTAACATCGGTGGGATAAAAAATATGACATCCTTACCATCGGCCTTGTTCATAGTCGATTCAAACGAAGAAGAGATAGCGGTAAAAGAGGCCAAAAAACTTGGGATACCTGTGGTGGCGATCGTTGACACCAACTGCGACCCTGATGGGATCGACTATCCTATACCAGGCAACGACGATGCAATACGCGCCATAAGACTAATAACGGCCAAGATGGCCGACGCCATAATTGAAGGCAGGCAGCGGCTCGCCGAGGCCCAGCAGGCCGCGACTGACAAGGCCGTCACAGAAGAAGAGATGGGGGCTGATAAAAATACAGTCGAAGAGACCGTCGTTGAAGTTGAAGAGGAATATACAGCGGTCGAGGCCTAA
- the tsf gene encoding translation elongation factor Ts: MVDISAAKVKELRDRTNAGMMDCKKALQECGGDMEKAVAWLRQKGLAVAAKRAGRVTSEGIIQSYIHAGNKLGVMVEVNCETDFVAKTDQFIQFARDIAMQIAASNPICIRREDVPTEIIEKEKAIYKNQAVDAGKPEHIAEKMVTGRLEKFYKEVCLLEQPFVKNPDISVQDLLNELMAKMGENISIKRFIRYQIGAE; this comes from the coding sequence ATGGTTGATATATCTGCTGCAAAGGTCAAGGAATTAAGGGATAGGACCAATGCAGGAATGATGGATTGCAAAAAGGCGCTTCAAGAATGCGGCGGCGACATGGAAAAGGCGGTTGCATGGCTCCGCCAAAAAGGATTGGCAGTTGCAGCAAAAAGGGCCGGACGTGTAACATCCGAAGGGATCATACAATCCTATATTCATGCAGGAAATAAACTTGGGGTAATGGTGGAGGTAAACTGCGAAACTGATTTTGTAGCAAAAACAGATCAATTCATCCAATTCGCAAGGGATATCGCCATGCAAATAGCGGCATCCAACCCCATCTGCATAAGAAGGGAAGATGTCCCGACGGAAATCATCGAAAAAGAAAAGGCTATATATAAAAACCAGGCCGTTGATGCCGGTAAGCCTGAACATATCGCAGAAAAGATGGTAACGGGTAGGCTTGAAAAATTCTATAAAGAAGTCTGCCTCCTTGAACAGCCTTTTGTAAAGAACCCCGACATATCCGTGCAAGACCTCCTGAACGAACTCATGGCAAAAATGGGGGAAAATATCTCTATAAAGCGCTTTATACGCTACCAGATAGGGGCTGAATAG
- a CDS encoding glycosyltransferase: protein MSIDSGDSLSIIAKQVRHGAKVLELGVASGYFGRFLVEQLDCIVDGIEIDPLMAEIARRYYRKLIIGDLENISLSDQIDTDYNYIICADILEHLKEPSQVLENLKSFLKRDGEILISIPNIAYAGAVIAIISGDFPYRDEGLLDKSHLRFFTLKSFLRMLIELKYDVKRIEKVHLSFEESEFAYMISEIDPQIRKYLFGIPDSDVYQYVLAVGLYDSANGFFNPRSKLSVYPEEEKIDVIIPVYKGEIETKRCIESVLSYEQNAPFEVIVIDDNSPDMFIYEYLSNLASKDLITFIYNSQNLGFVASVNSAMLLHNKRDVIILNSDTIVSNDWIDRLRRCALSDPAIGTVTPFSNNATICSYPNFCEDNELPEGLSVEYLDNLFKKINSCKMIDIPTGVGFCMYIKRSCLNDVGMFDFKNFGKGYGEENDFCMRASRSGWRHVLCGDVFVYHKGGVSFSGTKKELQQRGIETLVKLHPDYLDIIRSHLEADPAKDLRSAIDTAIVKNKNNFLLNKYRGFLNRLFGSKL, encoded by the coding sequence ATGTCCATTGATAGTGGTGATTCTCTCTCTATAATTGCAAAACAGGTTAGACATGGCGCCAAAGTATTAGAACTTGGTGTTGCTTCAGGTTATTTTGGGCGTTTTCTAGTTGAACAACTTGATTGTATAGTAGATGGTATAGAGATAGATCCATTAATGGCTGAAATAGCTAGGAGATATTATAGAAAATTAATTATAGGTGATTTGGAAAATATCTCCCTGAGTGATCAGATAGATACTGATTATAATTATATTATATGTGCAGATATCCTCGAACATTTAAAGGAGCCATCCCAGGTACTTGAAAATTTAAAATCTTTTTTAAAAAGGGATGGTGAAATTTTAATTTCGATTCCGAATATTGCTTATGCAGGGGCGGTAATTGCGATAATAAGCGGGGATTTCCCTTATAGAGACGAAGGATTGTTAGATAAAAGCCATTTAAGATTTTTTACTCTTAAAAGTTTTTTACGGATGCTTATTGAGCTTAAATATGACGTAAAGAGAATAGAAAAAGTACATCTGTCATTTGAAGAAAGTGAATTTGCTTATATGATAAGCGAGATAGACCCTCAGATTAGAAAGTATCTCTTTGGAATTCCTGACTCCGATGTCTATCAATATGTTCTTGCTGTGGGCTTGTATGATTCAGCAAATGGATTTTTTAATCCAAGATCTAAATTGTCAGTTTATCCTGAGGAAGAAAAAATAGATGTAATCATACCTGTTTATAAAGGCGAAATAGAGACAAAAAGATGTATTGAGAGTGTATTATCGTATGAACAGAATGCGCCATTTGAAGTTATCGTAATAGACGATAATAGTCCTGATATGTTTATTTATGAGTATTTAAGTAATCTTGCAAGTAAAGATTTAATTACATTTATTTATAATTCACAAAATCTTGGTTTTGTTGCCTCTGTAAATTCGGCAATGTTGTTACATAATAAAAGAGATGTTATAATTTTAAATAGCGATACAATTGTCTCAAATGATTGGATAGATCGTCTTAGACGCTGTGCTCTAAGCGATCCTGCAATTGGCACAGTAACTCCTTTTTCTAACAATGCTACAATATGTAGTTATCCGAATTTCTGCGAAGATAACGAATTGCCAGAAGGTTTATCAGTAGAATATTTGGATAATTTATTTAAAAAGATTAATTCATGTAAGATGATTGATATACCAACTGGCGTCGGTTTCTGTATGTATATAAAGCGTTCTTGTTTAAATGATGTCGGCATGTTTGATTTCAAAAATTTTGGGAAGGGTTACGGTGAAGAAAATGATTTTTGTATGAGGGCATCAAGATCAGGCTGGCGTCATGTGCTCTGTGGAGATGTCTTTGTATACCATAAAGGCGGTGTAAGCTTCTCCGGTACCAAAAAAGAATTGCAGCAAAGAGGTATTGAAACCCTAGTTAAACTTCATCCTGATTATTTGGATATTATCCGTAGCCACTTGGAAGCCGATCCTGCCAAAGATTTGCGATCGGCAATTGATACAGCGATAGTTAAAAATAAAAATAATTTTCTATTAAATAAATATAGAGGCTTTTTAAATAGATTATTTGGATCAAAATTATAA
- a CDS encoding glycosyltransferase, whose amino-acid sequence MTRAGIDIFDPVFAKYHDIFIENSNVIFRRINIDLYSNAIIASLVVCLREFPCNDVLFIKPELKVPDMWDVRLKKAAYSDSVIATASPMCDCSPFFSLLDVNSSNDNTNFDFEDIDRLSFCLGHRFVYETPYFFDGCFYLRFDALNEIEDHNLLFSSNSNSTLSDLNNALISIGKLHVLCDHLYVGYDKSISNCVSYNNIDYSKYNFVDKEFLLSHPLTTVRQAVAYFIDKKYKIISMPGLESKPVILHITHSWGGGIEEWIRDFSNVRDKAVNIVLKSIGNSGVYGYRLALFTNIKDTNPIRLWELSLPILCSKASNIEYRRILNQIIKEFSVDAIIISSFIGHSFDVISSNKKTVIVCHDYYPFCPAITTYFDGVCAKCDFDSLSSCIYHNKSNLLMNSPEFSAREWLNLRGEYVRLIKSHGVSLVAPSKSAVERLCALESRFSPLDFTVIPHGYLFNDFSVALDGDRSLRPYPMAHSKMRAIVLGQLKREKGLHLLQEVCHGLSQYVDIYLVGCGEKAKQSLSDARCIKEIIERYDRSDLPGIIKGIAPDFGLLLSVWPETFSYVLSELMILGVPPVATALGSFKDRIIDGVNGFLFEPSGDALLERVRLLSEHPAMLTGVRERLKCFRHRSLDEMVDDYVRLLGIGRPQAARYEPCIGTETGLTEPYMRLYSSYKGLERAYAHMKEAYEQKTEACERMQLRIAELNESLMAAITESENMQKKLEEIYGSLYWKVGRFFKLIGSD is encoded by the coding sequence ATGACAAGAGCTGGAATTGATATTTTTGATCCAGTTTTTGCAAAGTATCATGATATTTTTATTGAAAATTCTAATGTAATATTCCGTCGGATAAATATTGATTTATATTCTAATGCCATAATTGCCTCTCTTGTTGTGTGTTTAAGAGAATTTCCATGCAATGATGTTTTATTTATTAAACCGGAGTTAAAAGTACCAGATATGTGGGATGTGCGTCTAAAAAAGGCTGCATATTCTGATTCCGTTATTGCTACAGCATCTCCAATGTGTGATTGCTCACCTTTTTTTTCTCTTCTTGATGTAAATAGTTCCAATGATAATACCAATTTTGATTTTGAAGATATAGATCGTCTTTCTTTTTGTCTTGGCCATCGTTTTGTTTATGAGACGCCTTATTTTTTTGATGGCTGTTTTTATCTAAGATTTGATGCTTTGAATGAAATTGAAGATCATAATTTATTGTTTAGTAGCAATTCTAATTCGACTTTAAGTGATTTAAATAATGCATTAATTTCTATCGGTAAATTACATGTTTTATGTGATCATCTTTATGTTGGCTACGATAAATCAATAAGTAATTGTGTATCTTATAACAATATTGATTATAGTAAATATAATTTTGTTGATAAAGAATTTCTTCTATCGCATCCATTAACTACTGTTCGTCAGGCAGTTGCATATTTTATTGATAAAAAATATAAAATTATTTCTATGCCAGGTCTTGAATCAAAGCCTGTTATCCTTCATATAACTCATAGTTGGGGTGGTGGAATTGAGGAATGGATTCGCGATTTTTCAAATGTTAGAGATAAGGCAGTTAATATTGTTTTAAAATCTATAGGCAATTCAGGAGTCTATGGATATAGGCTTGCCCTTTTTACCAATATTAAAGATACTAATCCAATTAGATTATGGGAATTATCGCTTCCAATATTGTGTTCCAAAGCCAGCAATATCGAATATAGAAGAATTCTTAATCAAATCATTAAAGAATTCTCAGTTGATGCTATTATTATATCATCTTTTATTGGTCATAGTTTTGATGTTATTTCAAGCAACAAAAAGACTGTTATAGTTTGTCATGATTATTATCCATTTTGTCCTGCTATAACGACATATTTTGATGGAGTATGTGCAAAATGCGATTTTGATAGTTTGTCAAGTTGTATCTATCATAATAAATCGAATTTATTGATGAATAGTCCTGAGTTTTCGGCCCGGGAGTGGCTCAATCTCCGTGGAGAATACGTAAGATTGATCAAATCGCACGGAGTGAGCTTGGTTGCCCCATCGAAGTCCGCTGTTGAGCGCCTATGTGCGCTTGAATCACGTTTTTCCCCTTTGGATTTCACGGTCATTCCTCATGGTTATCTCTTCAATGACTTTTCAGTGGCATTAGATGGGGACAGATCCTTGCGGCCCTATCCCATGGCCCATTCAAAGATGCGGGCGATCGTGCTTGGTCAGTTAAAAAGGGAAAAGGGGCTTCATCTGCTCCAGGAAGTTTGCCATGGGCTATCCCAATATGTAGATATATATTTAGTGGGTTGTGGGGAAAAGGCGAAGCAATCGCTGAGTGACGCCAGGTGTATAAAAGAGATTATAGAAAGATATGATCGATCGGATCTGCCTGGCATTATTAAAGGTATAGCGCCTGACTTTGGATTGCTCCTTTCCGTATGGCCAGAGACCTTCAGTTATGTTTTAAGCGAACTCATGATCCTTGGTGTCCCGCCAGTGGCTACTGCCCTTGGCAGTTTTAAGGACCGTATAATAGATGGAGTGAATGGTTTTCTTTTTGAGCCAAGCGGAGACGCCCTTTTAGAAAGGGTCCGACTGCTTTCGGAACATCCGGCCATGTTGACAGGTGTCAGAGAGAGGCTCAAGTGTTTCCGGCATCGGTCGCTTGATGAAATGGTCGATGATTATGTGCGTCTGTTAGGAATAGGCCGGCCGCAAGCCGCCCGTTATGAGCCTTGCATAGGCACGGAAACAGGGCTTACAGAGCCGTATATGCGGCTTTATTCCTCTTATAAGGGGCTGGAAAGGGCTTATGCCCACATGAAAGAGGCATATGAACAGAAGACCGAGGCGTGCGAGCGGATGCAGTTGCGCATCGCCGAACTTAATGAGTCTTTAATGGCCGCAATAACAGAATCTGAAAATATGCAAAAGAAATTGGAAGAGATATATGGTAGTCTGTATTGGAAGGTAGGCCGTTTCTTTAAGTTGATCGGTTCAGATTAG
- a CDS encoding peptidylprolyl isomerase — protein MAVLKQMTGIYIIIFSVLFFAPFLSCAEMVSVGKNENHAVAEVHGKFITIKDVVEFAKTSPNFNSMLQFPGGAPKVLNELIWRKLLLLEGRDAGIIKPGEEKEGDDELLVLRVLKKLLPPFKPLTTEELHSFYERHKALFSTPLMLRISQIKVEIKDKGEAAALAKINEAKRAIDEGTPFDKVAKKYSEDGFSRDRGGDLGFIPMEKIESSKIEKTLESLPLNRPSGVLKNGDAFVIYMVTEREEPIADPYGKIIETVQQKADEWRRSKAMAELRKRLEKKWGVEYLDKEWMPKEDR, from the coding sequence ATGGCTGTCTTGAAGCAGATGACAGGGATATACATAATCATCTTTTCAGTGTTGTTTTTTGCCCCGTTCCTTTCTTGTGCCGAGATGGTTTCTGTGGGCAAAAACGAAAACCATGCGGTGGCCGAGGTCCATGGAAAGTTTATAACAATAAAGGATGTGGTGGAATTTGCCAAGACCTCGCCGAATTTTAATTCGATGCTTCAGTTCCCGGGTGGGGCACCGAAGGTGCTGAATGAACTCATATGGCGCAAACTCCTGCTCCTTGAGGGGCGGGATGCAGGAATAATAAAGCCCGGTGAAGAAAAAGAAGGCGACGATGAGCTTCTCGTCCTTCGTGTTCTCAAGAAGTTGCTGCCCCCATTTAAACCGCTCACAACCGAAGAGCTTCATTCGTTTTATGAAAGACACAAGGCCCTTTTTTCTACGCCTCTGATGCTTCGCATCTCTCAGATCAAGGTCGAGATAAAAGATAAAGGCGAAGCCGCCGCGCTGGCAAAGATAAATGAGGCAAAAAGGGCCATCGACGAGGGGACGCCTTTTGATAAAGTCGCTAAAAAATACTCAGAAGATGGATTCAGCAGGGATAGGGGCGGCGATCTGGGTTTTATTCCTATGGAGAAGATAGAGTCGTCAAAGATTGAAAAGACCCTTGAGTCTCTGCCGTTGAACAGGCCGAGCGGGGTGTTGAAAAACGGCGATGCCTTTGTCATATATATGGTGACTGAGAGAGAAGAGCCTATCGCCGACCCGTATGGCAAAATAATCGAGACAGTGCAGCAAAAGGCGGATGAATGGCGCAGGAGTAAGGCAATGGCCGAGCTTCGCAAGAGGCTTGAGAAGAAATGGGGAGTTGAATATCTGGACAAAGAATGGATGCCGAAAGAAGACAGATGA
- the purN gene encoding phosphoribosylglycinamide formyltransferase, with protein sequence MMDFGWWTTGRDRAAFDLFDAAWKGIQDGVISGKISYVFCSKAKGEGVYSDRLMDEASMRGLPVVSISAAKFMPELRVADRERWRDLYHGMVLDALKDLHHDIVVLAGYMWVVSARVCRSFPIINLHPALPGGPCGTWQEVIWQLIQERAGSAGAMIHLVTPELDRGPAITYCRFKIRGNDKWDILWDQLDRSLKTTDLDAIKASYGETQRLFAAIRMEGVKREVPLTIQTLRLLANGDILIKNGMPFDRFGRVLEAPLDLTPEIDPSLQGAANRID encoded by the coding sequence ATGATGGATTTCGGCTGGTGGACTACAGGCAGGGATCGGGCGGCGTTTGATCTCTTTGATGCCGCCTGGAAGGGCATACAAGACGGCGTTATCAGCGGTAAAATCTCTTATGTATTTTGTTCGAAGGCCAAGGGAGAGGGTGTATATAGCGACAGGCTTATGGACGAGGCGTCGATGCGCGGTCTCCCTGTCGTGAGCATCTCTGCGGCCAAATTCATGCCGGAGCTAAGGGTGGCTGATCGTGAGAGATGGAGGGATCTTTATCACGGCATGGTGCTCGACGCTTTAAAGGATCTTCATCATGACATTGTAGTGCTCGCGGGTTATATGTGGGTGGTAAGTGCAAGGGTCTGCCGAAGTTTCCCGATCATAAACCTTCATCCGGCGCTCCCCGGCGGGCCCTGTGGTACATGGCAGGAGGTGATCTGGCAGCTCATCCAGGAAAGAGCTGGATCTGCAGGGGCGATGATCCACCTTGTCACCCCTGAACTCGACAGGGGGCCGGCTATAACCTATTGCAGGTTCAAGATAAGAGGTAATGACAAGTGGGATATTTTGTGGGATCAGCTTGATAGATCTCTCAAGACCACCGATCTTGATGCAATCAAGGCCTCTTATGGAGAGACCCAGCGGCTTTTTGCCGCGATCAGGATGGAAGGGGTAAAAAGAGAGGTCCCGCTTACAATCCAGACCTTGAGGTTGCTGGCAAACGGCGATATCTTGATAAAGAACGGTATGCCCTTTGACAGGTTTGGTAGGGTGCTCGAGGCCCCTTTAGATCTTACACCCGAGATCGACCCATCGCTTCAGGGAGCGGCCAACCGCATCGATTGA